A single genomic interval of uncultured Desulfobacter sp. harbors:
- a CDS encoding rhodanese-like domain-containing protein, with protein MILKRDIIGCFFLLSISTMISFGVNAFSPNGIALKGQWDPDQGVVMAGANKTHAVDVLQINNPLKVKRLVESGTIIVLDVRWPEIYDQGHIPGALNFPLDDFEEDRRVLLSKITPEDEILVYCSGVTCHDSHTFAIRLVEMGFAHVAVYAGGFAEWEEMGFDVAVQGTDP; from the coding sequence ATGATTCTTAAACGAGATATTATAGGGTGCTTTTTTCTTTTAAGCATCAGTACCATGATAAGTTTTGGCGTTAATGCATTTTCTCCCAATGGTATTGCCCTCAAAGGCCAGTGGGATCCGGATCAGGGTGTGGTCATGGCTGGGGCAAACAAAACCCACGCCGTTGATGTTCTGCAGATCAACAATCCCCTTAAAGTTAAACGATTGGTGGAATCCGGAACAATTATCGTCCTGGATGTCCGCTGGCCGGAGATTTATGACCAGGGACATATTCCGGGGGCATTGAATTTCCCGCTGGATGATTTTGAAGAAGACAGAAGAGTGCTGCTGTCAAAAATAACCCCCGAAGATGAAATCCTTGTGTATTGTTCAGGTGTGACCTGCCATGATTCCCATACGTTTGCCATCCGCTTGGTTGAAATGGGCTTTGCCCATGTGGCGGTTTATGCAGGCGGATTTGCTGAATGGGAGGAAATGGGATTTGATGTGGCCGTCCAGGGAACTGACCCATGA
- a CDS encoding LptE family protein, which produces MKKCITWLMVVSFLMIGPGCGYRLAGGGFVYNDVARVSVAIFENKSTESRAGISFTNELIREITAKTDTIVVDAANATRKISGTVQSITFSTLSRSSSEDVTERQVNANVDVVLTGVGGKILWSVKNFSANESYEVSSSTVDDDANKREAVDLIAERVAERLVSQMTNDF; this is translated from the coding sequence ATGAAGAAATGTATTACATGGCTGATGGTGGTCTCATTTTTGATGATTGGTCCGGGGTGTGGATATCGGCTGGCCGGTGGTGGTTTCGTTTATAATGATGTTGCCCGGGTCTCTGTGGCTATATTTGAAAACAAAAGCACCGAATCCAGGGCCGGGATATCTTTTACCAACGAACTGATTCGGGAGATTACCGCAAAAACAGATACCATTGTTGTGGATGCCGCCAACGCCACCCGCAAAATATCAGGTACCGTTCAATCCATCACCTTTTCCACATTGTCCAGATCTTCTTCGGAAGACGTTACGGAAAGGCAAGTCAATGCTAACGTCGATGTGGTTTTGACCGGGGTCGGGGGAAAGATTCTCTGGTCAGTGAAGAATTTTTCAGCCAATGAATCTTATGAAGTATCGAGCAGTACTGTGGATGATGATGCCAATAAACGCGAGGCGGTTGATCTCATTGCCGAACGTGTAGCCGAACGCCTGGTCAGCCAGATGACAAACGACTTTTAA
- the murJ gene encoding murein biosynthesis integral membrane protein MurJ, producing the protein MAHFIKKAASISSITLISRILGMIRDAVIAFVFGAGMVSDAFFIAFRPFDLIRKMISDGILSISFIPLFAEQFVRNKKKQAAAMFLNALFFISIAGALLVGLGIYFAPFLIDFFAPGYGAGSYSHTLSCLLFRVMMPYMFILFFLALSMSVLHATENFHVPAATPVLLNLCIITAAVLFSDRFTPKIAVLAFGVTIGGIVQLAFQVPSLAKLGMLDFKAFVRVHPHVKKAFFTLGPSMIGAAAFQINLLVAGLTASTLDPGAVSYLNYAERLVQFPLALVASPVATVLLPMLSGMTGRRSLETGKHSGWVPGFALFDQTQQTRDFSLLFDAGVRMVFFLIIPAIAGIIALNRPIVLLLFGRGAFDLTAVDQTGQCLVFMVLGLWAVAGTRLFVAFHYALYNIRLPFMAGVASIGCNFLLCRFFVESMGVTGLSLAVSLSAVAGFVLLAVSGPFGIQGRAVLVCACRAVFMSAIMFFLVRWIWGFWSDCSKIIQAAGLVVSIGAGAGCYLLTARLTSNPEMTMLSRIFLRKK; encoded by the coding sequence GTGGCCCACTTTATTAAAAAAGCGGCATCCATCAGTTCAATTACACTGATTTCAAGAATACTCGGCATGATTAGAGATGCGGTCATTGCGTTTGTATTTGGAGCCGGCATGGTTTCTGACGCTTTTTTCATTGCGTTCAGACCCTTTGATTTGATTCGAAAAATGATATCTGACGGGATTTTAAGCATCTCTTTTATCCCGTTGTTTGCAGAACAGTTTGTTCGAAATAAAAAAAAACAGGCTGCAGCCATGTTTTTAAATGCCCTGTTTTTTATATCCATTGCAGGGGCGCTGCTGGTCGGTTTGGGTATCTATTTTGCGCCTTTTTTAATAGATTTTTTTGCCCCGGGGTATGGTGCCGGTTCCTATTCCCATACGTTGTCCTGTCTGCTGTTCAGGGTAATGATGCCATATATGTTCATTCTTTTTTTTCTGGCTTTGTCCATGAGCGTACTCCATGCAACGGAAAATTTTCATGTGCCTGCCGCTACGCCGGTTCTGCTCAATCTTTGTATTATCACGGCAGCTGTGCTGTTTTCCGACCGGTTCACGCCAAAGATTGCAGTTCTGGCCTTTGGGGTAACCATCGGCGGCATCGTTCAGCTTGCCTTTCAAGTGCCAAGCCTTGCAAAGCTTGGCATGCTTGATTTCAAGGCCTTTGTCCGGGTGCATCCCCATGTAAAAAAAGCCTTTTTTACCCTTGGCCCTTCCATGATCGGGGCCGCGGCGTTCCAGATTAATCTGCTGGTGGCAGGACTTACCGCATCAACGCTTGATCCAGGCGCTGTCTCTTATCTTAATTATGCTGAACGTCTGGTTCAGTTCCCTTTAGCTTTGGTGGCCTCTCCCGTTGCTACGGTTTTGTTGCCCATGCTCTCTGGAATGACCGGCAGGCGTTCTCTGGAAACCGGGAAACATTCCGGGTGGGTGCCGGGGTTTGCATTGTTTGATCAAACACAGCAAACTCGGGATTTCAGCCTTTTATTTGACGCCGGTGTCCGCATGGTCTTTTTTTTAATTATTCCTGCAATAGCCGGCATCATCGCTTTAAACCGTCCCATTGTTTTGCTGCTGTTCGGCAGAGGTGCCTTTGATTTGACCGCAGTGGACCAGACCGGTCAGTGTCTTGTTTTTATGGTTCTTGGGCTCTGGGCTGTTGCCGGAACCCGGCTTTTTGTGGCGTTTCACTATGCGTTGTACAATATCCGGCTGCCGTTTATGGCAGGCGTTGCGTCCATTGGGTGCAACTTTTTATTGTGCCGTTTTTTTGTGGAGAGTATGGGGGTGACAGGGCTTAGTTTAGCCGTATCCCTGTCCGCTGTAGCCGGATTTGTCCTGCTTGCCGTTTCCGGACCCTTTGGTATCCAAGGCAGAGCTGTACTGGTTTGCGCTTGCAGAGCAGTTTTCATGTCTGCTATAATGTTTTTTCTGGTTCGATGGATATGGGGTTTCTGGTCTGACTGTTCAAAGATAATTCAGGCAGCAGGCCTTGTTGTCAGCATCGGTGCAGGGGCCGGTTGCTACCTGCTAACGGCCCGTCTTACATCGAATCCGGAAATGACGATGCTCTCAAGGATTTTTTTAAGAAAAAAATGA
- the rpsT gene encoding 30S ribosomal protein S20, which yields MANHKSAKKRAKQNQVRRMRNKSVKTALKTLEKKLRAAKEAGENTEELMKKTQSAIHKAAKKGVVHKKTASRKISRLFKFANA from the coding sequence TTGGCGAACCATAAATCAGCAAAAAAACGCGCAAAACAAAATCAGGTCAGACGGATGAGAAACAAATCCGTAAAAACCGCCCTTAAAACCCTTGAAAAGAAACTTCGTGCAGCTAAAGAAGCGGGTGAAAACACCGAGGAACTGATGAAAAAGACCCAGTCAGCCATTCACAAGGCGGCTAAAAAAGGTGTTGTTCACAAAAAAACTGCGTCAAGAAAGATCTCCAGACTGTTCAAATTTGCGAACGCATAA
- a CDS encoding YkgJ family cysteine cluster protein: protein MTAIIDDSCQNAFKDVLKDQFLEKIYNGFIDDAILPVLKDVMAYAHDIVDVLERSNQSPAVACGPGCSYCCHSQIHVLPIEALLILSFINERFTEKQILLLMDRIEQRLQRTRGKSLGILFSVKDELPCIFLENGMCSIYQVRPFICRAWNSMDSSLCKKIFNSGNFDDEIESSSARNFVFESSRSFFADFGRQLKLETVSFEMTRAVFNCLKTTDPLPLWLSGQDILNVNTHDEPAASSRVDSSGEHQFFEADSDKTVQTLPVSREQEYIDYFYGKYKSRLAGYASAGNHSQVLSFVFQNVFGSSIGVIALNEVVSPNRTVHIHHLSAFVLQSGNGTLMLLELCRKADCFNVRLSADPAFSPNEKFSHRDFKVLSTWYEQFGFKGDSALCRMPRQG from the coding sequence ATGACAGCAATTATAGATGATTCATGCCAAAATGCATTCAAAGATGTTCTGAAAGACCAGTTCCTGGAAAAAATTTACAACGGTTTTATCGATGATGCCATTCTTCCCGTTTTAAAGGACGTGATGGCATATGCCCATGATATTGTTGACGTCCTTGAACGTTCGAATCAAAGCCCAGCTGTGGCATGCGGACCAGGCTGCAGCTACTGCTGCCATTCCCAGATACATGTGCTGCCCATTGAAGCCTTACTTATCCTGTCCTTTATCAATGAACGTTTTACCGAAAAGCAGATTCTTTTGCTCATGGACAGAATTGAGCAGCGACTTCAACGGACCCGGGGAAAATCCCTTGGTATCCTTTTTTCAGTCAAGGATGAATTGCCTTGTATTTTTTTAGAAAATGGGATGTGCAGCATCTATCAAGTCCGCCCTTTTATCTGCCGTGCATGGAACAGCATGGATTCATCTCTTTGCAAAAAAATTTTTAATTCAGGAAATTTTGATGATGAGATTGAATCCTCGTCTGCCAGAAATTTTGTATTTGAATCCTCCAGATCTTTTTTTGCTGATTTTGGCAGGCAACTCAAATTGGAGACGGTTTCTTTTGAAATGACTCGGGCTGTCTTCAACTGTTTAAAAACAACTGATCCATTGCCGTTGTGGCTTTCAGGACAAGATATTTTAAATGTAAATACACACGATGAGCCTGCTGCATCGTCACGGGTGGATTCCTCTGGTGAGCATCAATTTTTTGAAGCAGATTCAGATAAAACGGTACAGACGTTACCTGTATCCCGGGAACAGGAATACATTGATTATTTTTATGGTAAGTACAAAAGTCGCCTTGCCGGGTATGCATCTGCCGGGAATCATTCACAGGTCCTTTCGTTTGTTTTTCAAAATGTTTTTGGAAGCTCCATTGGTGTCATCGCCTTGAATGAGGTTGTTTCCCCAAACAGGACCGTACACATCCATCACCTAAGTGCCTTTGTTCTCCAAAGCGGCAACGGTACATTGATGCTTTTGGAATTGTGCCGGAAAGCTGACTGTTTTAATGTCCGGCTCAGTGCTGACCCTGCTTTCAGCCCCAATGAGAAATTTTCGCACAGGGATTTTAAGGTGTTAAGCACATGGTATGAACAATTTGGTTTCAAAGGGGATTCAGCACTGTGCCGGATGCCCAGACAAGGATAA
- the leuS gene encoding leucine--tRNA ligase, translated as MEERYIPSQVEPKWQENWKKTQLFKVEEDSSREKYYLLEMFPYPSGKIHMGHVRNYTIGDVVVRYKRMRGFNVIHPMGWDAFGMPAENAAIDNNTHPAAWTYDNIRSMRAQLKKMGFSYDWDREIATCRPEYYRWEQWLFLKMLEKGMAYRKESYVNWCEKCQTVLANEQVEQDKCWRCSQVVQQKKLWQWFFKITDYAEDLLVHCDQLPGWPENVTTMQKNWIGKSVGAALDFKVDGSDEVINVFTTRPDTIFGATFMCLAPEHPLVETLSKGTDQEAAVSQFVEKVSRQERSAEGIEKYEKEGVFTGAYCINPATGEKIPVYTANFVLMGYGTGAIMSVPSGDQRDFDFARKYGLEVRVVVQPDGETLDGETMTEAYAGRGVMVNSEQFNGMDSKEAIEKMADWLEESGIGKRAVSFRLRDWGISRQRYWGTPIPVIHCASCGVVPVPETDLPITLPEDVSLLEKGGSPLPTLDYFAKTTCPVCGREDAKRDTDTMDTFVESSWYYLRYCSPRYEKGIFDPKAVEYWMPVDQYIGGVEHAVLHLLYSRYFMRVLNTLGLVPFKEPFTRLLTQGMVCKETMTCPEHGYLFPEQSEKKGEKLVCTMCGKDVDVGRVIKMSKSKKNVVNPNELLEKYGADVTRLFCLFAAPPERDLEWSEDGVEGSNRFVNRVWRLALTCMETIQGIDAYKGPAGSLKADEAKQLYIKANQTIQKVTADIETNFHFNTAIAAVMELVNAMYTVKLEKADDELKSVVWFCLENVLLLLSPIIPHFCEELFAQMGNKGSILEQPWPEFRKDSMETDEVLVVVQVNGKLRAKFPMSADSGEDDIKSAALGDSRIIKYVEGKEIRKIIVIRKKQTLVNIVV; from the coding sequence ATGGAGGAACGCTACATCCCTTCCCAGGTCGAGCCCAAATGGCAGGAAAACTGGAAAAAGACCCAGCTTTTCAAAGTAGAAGAAGATTCGTCCAGGGAAAAATACTATCTGCTTGAAATGTTTCCTTACCCTTCGGGGAAAATTCATATGGGGCATGTGCGCAATTACACCATCGGAGACGTGGTCGTCCGTTACAAGCGCATGAGAGGTTTTAATGTCATTCATCCCATGGGATGGGATGCCTTTGGTATGCCCGCAGAGAATGCTGCCATTGATAATAATACCCATCCGGCAGCTTGGACCTATGACAATATCCGGTCCATGCGCGCCCAGCTTAAAAAAATGGGGTTTTCCTATGACTGGGACAGGGAAATTGCCACCTGCCGGCCGGAATATTACCGCTGGGAACAGTGGCTGTTTTTAAAAATGCTTGAAAAGGGCATGGCCTACCGCAAGGAATCCTATGTGAACTGGTGTGAAAAATGCCAGACGGTTCTGGCCAATGAGCAGGTTGAGCAAGACAAGTGCTGGCGGTGCTCCCAGGTGGTTCAGCAAAAAAAATTGTGGCAATGGTTTTTCAAGATAACCGATTATGCCGAAGATCTTTTGGTCCATTGTGATCAACTTCCCGGCTGGCCGGAAAATGTCACCACCATGCAGAAAAACTGGATCGGCAAAAGTGTGGGCGCAGCGCTTGACTTTAAGGTGGACGGCAGTGACGAGGTGATCAATGTATTCACCACCCGTCCTGACACCATTTTCGGTGCCACTTTCATGTGTCTGGCACCGGAACATCCTCTGGTGGAGACCCTGTCCAAAGGCACGGACCAGGAGGCGGCTGTATCCCAGTTTGTGGAAAAGGTGTCCAGGCAGGAGCGCTCTGCCGAAGGCATTGAAAAATACGAAAAAGAAGGAGTATTCACCGGCGCCTATTGTATCAATCCGGCCACTGGTGAAAAGATTCCTGTCTATACGGCTAATTTCGTTTTAATGGGCTATGGCACAGGCGCCATCATGTCCGTGCCCTCCGGTGACCAACGGGACTTTGATTTTGCCCGAAAATACGGACTTGAAGTCCGGGTGGTAGTTCAGCCGGACGGGGAGACCCTTGATGGCGAAACCATGACCGAGGCCTATGCTGGTCGGGGCGTTATGGTCAACTCTGAACAATTTAACGGCATGGACAGCAAAGAGGCCATTGAAAAAATGGCGGACTGGCTTGAAGAATCCGGTATCGGCAAGCGCGCGGTCTCTTTCCGTCTGCGTGACTGGGGCATTTCCCGCCAGCGGTACTGGGGTACACCCATCCCGGTGATCCACTGCGCCTCATGCGGGGTGGTTCCGGTGCCGGAAACGGATCTGCCCATTACGCTGCCCGAAGATGTCAGTCTGCTGGAAAAAGGCGGATCTCCGTTGCCGACCCTGGACTATTTTGCCAAGACCACCTGTCCTGTCTGCGGCAGGGAGGATGCCAAAAGAGATACCGATACCATGGATACCTTTGTCGAATCTTCCTGGTATTACCTGCGCTATTGTTCCCCCCGGTATGAGAAGGGCATATTTGATCCCAAGGCCGTGGAATACTGGATGCCCGTGGATCAGTATATCGGTGGTGTGGAACATGCCGTGCTGCACCTTCTCTATTCCAGGTATTTTATGCGGGTTCTCAATACCCTGGGACTTGTGCCCTTTAAGGAACCGTTCACCCGGCTTTTGACCCAGGGAATGGTGTGCAAGGAGACCATGACCTGTCCCGAGCACGGGTACTTGTTTCCGGAGCAGAGTGAGAAAAAGGGTGAAAAGCTTGTCTGTACCATGTGCGGCAAGGATGTGGACGTTGGGCGTGTGATCAAGATGTCCAAATCCAAGAAAAACGTGGTCAATCCCAATGAGCTTCTGGAAAAATACGGGGCCGACGTGACTCGGTTGTTCTGTCTGTTTGCCGCTCCCCCTGAAAGGGATCTGGAGTGGAGCGAGGACGGCGTTGAAGGCAGTAATCGTTTTGTTAACCGTGTCTGGCGTCTGGCGTTGACCTGTATGGAAACCATCCAGGGGATAGATGCCTACAAAGGGCCGGCGGGTTCGCTTAAGGCGGACGAGGCAAAGCAACTGTATATCAAGGCCAATCAGACGATCCAGAAGGTAACCGCGGATATTGAAACCAATTTTCATTTTAATACGGCTATTGCCGCAGTCATGGAACTGGTTAATGCCATGTACACGGTTAAGCTTGAGAAGGCCGATGATGAACTTAAATCCGTGGTCTGGTTCTGCCTTGAAAACGTACTGCTTTTGCTCAGTCCCATTATTCCTCACTTCTGCGAGGAGTTGTTTGCCCAAATGGGAAACAAGGGTTCTATTCTTGAACAGCCTTGGCCTGAATTCAGAAAAGATTCCATGGAAACCGACGAGGTGCTTGTTGTGGTTCAGGTTAACGGAAAGTTGCGGGCAAAATTTCCCATGAGCGCCGATTCAGGTGAAGATGATATTAAATCTGCCGCCCTTGGGGATTCAAGAATTATCAAGTACGTTGAAGGTAAAGAGATCCGTAAGATCATTGTGATTCGTAAAAAACAGACCCTTGTTAATATTGTGGTGTGA
- a CDS encoding formylglycine-generating enzyme family protein, whose amino-acid sequence MRLKFLFAIPFFLLAFTLINGSMISDAFAQNSFINKIGMKFVLIPAGSFIMGSPNSEKGRQRDEKQHKVIITKSFYMSETEVTQGQWNRLVSPNPSSFKLGKYYPVDTVSWYDAIEFIRFLNKREGTRKYRLPTEAEWEYACRASSQTAFATGDVTTFSCKEPEAALVDHAWYCFNSGGFSPAGDFKPHPVKLLKPNKWGLYDMHGNVQEWVQDACEWRTIWTAGTGTLTRTYVDGITDPLETKGKHRVVRGGGWFQNSKYQRCAYRTNYKPVARRNSLGFRIVREQ is encoded by the coding sequence ATGAGGTTAAAATTCTTATTCGCCATACCGTTTTTTCTTTTGGCTTTCACACTGATTAATGGGTCTATGATTTCGGATGCATTTGCCCAAAACTCTTTTATCAATAAAATCGGAATGAAATTTGTCCTTATTCCGGCAGGGTCTTTTATTATGGGAAGCCCTAACTCAGAGAAAGGACGGCAGAGAGATGAAAAGCAACACAAGGTGATTATCACCAAAAGCTTTTACATGTCGGAAACCGAAGTAACCCAGGGTCAATGGAACCGCCTTGTATCTCCGAACCCGTCATCCTTTAAGCTGGGCAAATACTACCCTGTGGATACCGTGTCCTGGTATGATGCCATCGAATTTATTCGGTTTTTAAACAAGAGAGAAGGCACCCGCAAATACCGGTTGCCCACGGAGGCGGAATGGGAATATGCCTGCCGGGCGAGCAGTCAAACAGCCTTTGCCACAGGGGACGTGACCACCTTTTCCTGCAAGGAACCGGAAGCGGCGCTTGTTGATCATGCCTGGTACTGCTTTAATTCCGGTGGTTTTTCGCCGGCAGGGGATTTCAAACCTCATCCGGTCAAACTTCTTAAGCCCAACAAATGGGGGCTTTACGACATGCACGGCAATGTTCAGGAATGGGTCCAGGATGCCTGTGAATGGCGTACCATCTGGACTGCGGGAACCGGCACCCTTACCCGGACCTATGTTGACGGCATTACAGATCCTTTGGAAACAAAAGGTAAGCACCGGGTGGTCAGGGGTGGTGGATGGTTTCAGAACAGTAAATACCAGCGATGCGCCTACCGCACGAATTACAAGCCCGTGGCCCGCCGGAACAGTCTTGGGTTTAGAATCGTCCGGGAGCAATGA
- a CDS encoding DUF1016 N-terminal domain-containing protein, whose translation MTTDISGNSYKILVNGIGSVLARGRDKAIIKVNSILVETYWHVGQRIVEFEQAGKIKAEYGKELLLRLSKDLKTRYSKGFSRSNLQYMRLLYMAYPKRQTLSGKLSWSHYVELLSISDDAGRSFYEKQHNSRDTKQKYSESRN comes from the coding sequence ATGACAACGGATATTTCAGGCAACTCTTATAAAATCCTTGTGAACGGCATCGGCAGCGTCCTGGCGCGAGGGCGGGACAAGGCCATAATAAAGGTCAATAGCATTCTGGTGGAGACCTATTGGCATGTGGGGCAGCGAATTGTTGAATTCGAGCAGGCAGGCAAAATAAAGGCCGAGTACGGAAAAGAGCTTCTGCTGCGCCTGTCAAAAGACTTGAAAACACGATACAGCAAAGGCTTCAGCAGGTCAAACCTGCAGTATATGCGCCTTTTATACATGGCCTACCCAAAACGCCAGACACTGTCTGGCAAATTGAGCTGGTCCCATTATGTGGAACTGCTATCTATATCAGATGATGCCGGCCGGTCTTTTTATGAAAAACAACATAATTCCAGGGACACGAAACAAAAATATTCAGAATCCCGAAATTAA
- a CDS encoding septum formation initiator family protein, producing MIRIEKIGLYLAMGGAILLLFTFFFSTRGVMDYSRLKSRQELLEAQAAIAGSQNSKMEKEILKLKTDIEYIKHLAKHEHEMAARDELVFKEKPKN from the coding sequence ATGATTCGTATTGAAAAAATAGGCCTTTACCTGGCCATGGGCGGGGCAATTCTCCTCTTATTTACGTTTTTCTTTTCCACAAGAGGGGTCATGGACTACAGTCGGCTTAAATCCAGACAGGAGCTGCTTGAAGCCCAGGCTGCCATTGCCGGCAGTCAAAATTCAAAAATGGAAAAAGAGATATTGAAACTGAAAACAGATATTGAATATATTAAGCACCTGGCCAAACATGAGCATGAAATGGCTGCCCGGGATGAACTGGTTTTCAAAGAAAAACCTAAAAATTAA
- a CDS encoding MauE/DoxX family redox-associated membrane protein, translating to MNNWFLSRFKFKNCADPASTGLGRHTGLIEWALRLFLGCTFIFSSWHKIVSPDQFATIVYGYGVFPHQIINVLAIVVPFVELVCGITLITGLFKRSGLLLINAMLVAFILLISFNLIRGHEFDCGCFSLGETKGVWSSIWLLVRDFVMLGAGIYLFRLFNKRK from the coding sequence ATGAACAATTGGTTCCTTTCCAGATTTAAATTCAAAAATTGTGCTGATCCGGCATCCACGGGTTTGGGCCGGCATACAGGCCTTATTGAATGGGCACTGCGTCTGTTTCTGGGATGCACGTTTATTTTTAGCTCCTGGCACAAAATCGTGTCACCGGATCAATTTGCCACAATTGTTTACGGCTATGGTGTCTTTCCCCACCAGATTATAAATGTGTTAGCCATTGTTGTGCCTTTTGTGGAGCTTGTCTGCGGTATCACCCTGATAACCGGTCTGTTTAAACGATCGGGCCTTTTATTAATTAATGCCATGTTGGTGGCCTTTATTTTGTTGATCAGTTTTAATCTGATACGGGGTCATGAATTTGACTGCGGATGCTTTTCTTTGGGGGAGACCAAAGGGGTCTGGTCCTCGATTTGGCTGCTTGTCAGGGATTTTGTGATGCTCGGGGCAGGGATCTATCTTTTTAGGCTGTTTAATAAAAGAAAATAG
- the rpsF gene encoding 30S ribosomal protein S6, translated as MKKYETVFISDPDMSDQAREELLERVKGIIDREKGILLNVDEWGLKKLSYEIKKKLRGYYVCLTYGGTGELVTELERNFRLSDFIMKFMTILITEHVTEESLKEEAEQAKEAALEKEAASQEAEEAQEDVEEDNDKAEENEDDQVDAQETETEPTSEPAEESKE; from the coding sequence ATGAAGAAGTACGAAACCGTATTTATTTCTGATCCGGATATGTCGGATCAGGCCCGTGAAGAGTTGCTCGAAAGAGTAAAAGGTATCATTGACAGGGAAAAGGGTATTCTTCTTAACGTTGATGAATGGGGCTTAAAAAAATTATCCTATGAGATTAAAAAGAAACTGCGCGGGTACTATGTATGCCTGACTTACGGTGGAACCGGAGAGCTTGTCACAGAGCTTGAAAGAAATTTCCGCTTAAGTGATTTTATCATGAAGTTTATGACCATCCTTATCACGGAACACGTCACCGAAGAATCTCTTAAAGAAGAAGCTGAGCAGGCCAAAGAAGCAGCCCTGGAAAAAGAAGCGGCATCCCAGGAAGCAGAAGAAGCCCAAGAGGACGTGGAAGAAGACAATGATAAGGCTGAAGAAAATGAAGATGATCAGGTTGATGCACAAGAGACCGAAACTGAACCGACATCTGAACCTGCCGAAGAATCCAAGGAATAA
- a CDS encoding CNNM domain-containing protein produces MSYTPEDAMMLAAYVLLALVCSFLCSVAEAVLLSITPSYIEGLREQKPKHAALLRKLKKDKVDQSLSAILTLNTIAHTVGAIGAGAKATVVFGSAWFGLFSAIMTLMILFLSEIVPKTIGAVYWSILEVPTARFVQSLIVILYPVVWISEKLTVFISRRKIVHNAGRDELIAMASLGVKTGQIHSKESIIIRSLLRFESLKPSDIMTPRTVIFALPENMKIRDAWPIISRKPFSRIPIYTSSVDCITGFILKNDVLTHSTQDYKAPLIQGNVETDEIQIPISAKSSKNDNSFLSTEEPLSVLKREILVVPESISITSLFEQSLKNRHHITIVVNEHGGTEGLVTLEDLIESILGMEIVDETDYVEDMRILARKRWVERAGKMGIKDSSI; encoded by the coding sequence ATGTCATATACTCCTGAAGATGCCATGATGCTGGCCGCATATGTTCTATTAGCGCTGGTGTGTTCGTTCCTCTGTTCTGTTGCTGAGGCAGTTTTATTAAGTATCACGCCTTCTTACATCGAAGGATTGAGGGAGCAAAAACCAAAACATGCGGCACTTTTACGCAAATTGAAAAAGGACAAAGTGGATCAGTCCCTTTCCGCCATTTTGACTTTGAACACCATTGCCCATACAGTAGGCGCCATCGGCGCAGGCGCCAAAGCCACCGTGGTGTTCGGCAGCGCCTGGTTCGGTCTCTTTTCAGCTATAATGACACTGATGATTCTATTTCTTTCCGAAATCGTTCCCAAAACCATCGGAGCGGTTTACTGGTCTATCCTTGAGGTGCCAACCGCGCGGTTTGTTCAATCGCTGATTGTAATCCTCTATCCCGTGGTCTGGATTTCCGAAAAACTGACGGTCTTCATTTCCCGTAGAAAGATTGTCCACAATGCCGGCAGAGATGAACTGATCGCCATGGCCTCCCTGGGGGTCAAAACCGGACAAATTCACAGCAAAGAGTCTATAATCATTAGAAGTCTTCTTCGATTCGAATCACTGAAGCCTTCGGATATAATGACCCCGAGAACCGTAATTTTTGCTCTGCCTGAAAATATGAAAATCAGAGATGCATGGCCCATCATCAGCCGAAAACCCTTTTCACGAATTCCCATTTATACAAGTAGCGTGGACTGTATCACCGGATTTATTCTCAAGAATGACGTATTGACCCACTCGACACAGGATTACAAAGCCCCCCTAATTCAAGGCAACGTGGAAACCGATGAAATCCAAATACCGATATCTGCAAAATCTTCCAAGAACGACAATTCATTTTTGTCAACCGAAGAACCTCTGAGTGTTTTAAAACGAGAAATACTCGTTGTTCCGGAATCCATATCCATCACGTCTCTTTTTGAACAATCCTTAAAGAATCGCCACCATATTACCATTGTCGTAAATGAACATGGTGGCACCGAAGGCCTGGTGACCCTGGAAGATTTGATCGAAAGTATTCTCGGCATGGAGATTGTCGATGAGACTGACTACGTGGAAGATATGCGCATCCTGGCGAGAAAAAGATGGGTCGAACGTGCCGGTAAAATGGGAATCAAAGACTCTTCGATCTAA